A single genomic interval of Lewinellaceae bacterium harbors:
- a CDS encoding S24 family peptidase: MGNFSDNIVNERFRKVYHELEKNNFIKGKSDIAKKLGTYNHVINSILKGQRNITVDQLTSLFETYGINANFVFGVEDDMFLEGYGVEGEIPSRPLSERQRGGRENIMLVPERAMAGYALEHQDRGFLDNLQKFSIPGLEGGLVAFEINGDSMLPTITNGDVVVCEPIERGTPLRDNHVYVIVTDVVVAKRIQQVRTGNDVVRLRLISDNGDVYKPYDVELEEVRQILKVKCRLTSHAIS; this comes from the coding sequence ATGGGAAATTTTTCGGATAACATTGTAAATGAGCGCTTTAGAAAAGTGTATCACGAGTTGGAGAAAAACAATTTCATCAAAGGCAAGTCGGATATTGCCAAGAAATTGGGAACCTACAACCACGTGATCAACAGCATCCTCAAAGGGCAGCGCAACATCACGGTAGACCAGCTCACCAGCTTGTTTGAAACTTATGGTATCAACGCCAATTTTGTCTTTGGCGTCGAGGATGACATGTTCCTGGAAGGCTACGGGGTGGAAGGGGAAATCCCCTCCCGGCCCCTCAGCGAAAGGCAGCGCGGCGGGCGGGAAAACATCATGCTCGTCCCGGAAAGAGCCATGGCGGGCTATGCCCTGGAACACCAGGACCGGGGATTCCTGGACAACCTGCAGAAATTCTCCATCCCGGGCCTGGAAGGGGGGCTGGTGGCTTTCGAGATCAACGGCGACAGCATGCTGCCCACGATCACCAACGGCGATGTGGTAGTGTGTGAACCGATCGAACGGGGCACCCCGCTGCGGGATAACCACGTCTACGTCATCGTCACCGATGTGGTGGTGGCCAAGCGCATACAGCAGGTCAGAACGGGCAACGACGTGGTCCGCCTCCGCCTCATCTCCGACAACGGCGATGTTTATAAGCCCTACGATGTAGAACTGGAAGAGGTGCGGCAGATCCTGAAAGTGAAATGCCGCCTGACCTCGCACGCCATATCATAG
- a CDS encoding glucosaminidase domain-containing protein, whose amino-acid sequence MYTDRRDNTQIRQEKKQNGRLSHQPRHIRRGSSGHYLEDITLRDILHKLWLGASKLLVALKYQFHRLTAGAFSNIRLPWYKIAFVAIILLILTKKDIQFSINMRAPLSGFSNNGEPGSQMSLAQPIALRQPGNSAEPNQIDEQRAHAYIKRFSKVAAAEMEKFGIPASVKMAQALLESMAGEHPQARQANNHFGMPLAGQQYNSAWENWRAHSLLLQNEYPGLFKAGTDYKKWASALERSGYANDSHYGDKLVNLIEKFQLYNLDQF is encoded by the coding sequence ATGTATACTGACCGACGAGATAATACCCAAATCCGCCAGGAAAAGAAACAAAACGGGCGGCTTTCCCACCAGCCCCGGCACATCCGCCGCGGCAGCAGCGGCCATTACCTGGAGGATATCACCCTCCGCGACATTCTTCACAAATTATGGCTGGGCGCCAGCAAATTGCTGGTCGCGCTCAAATACCAGTTTCACCGCCTTACTGCCGGCGCCTTCAGCAACATCCGGTTGCCCTGGTATAAGATCGCCTTTGTAGCCATTATCCTGCTCATCCTCACTAAAAAAGACATACAGTTTTCCATCAACATGAGAGCGCCCCTGTCTGGCTTTTCCAATAATGGGGAACCGGGCAGCCAAATGAGCCTGGCCCAGCCCATTGCCCTTCGGCAACCGGGAAACAGTGCGGAACCCAACCAGATCGACGAGCAAAGGGCACACGCTTACATCAAGCGATTCAGCAAAGTGGCCGCCGCCGAGATGGAAAAATTTGGCATTCCAGCCAGCGTGAAAATGGCACAAGCGCTGTTGGAAAGCATGGCAGGCGAGCACCCTCAGGCCCGGCAGGCCAACAATCATTTCGGCATGCCCCTGGCCGGCCAGCAGTACAACAGCGCCTGGGAAAACTGGCGCGCACACAGCCTGTTGCTCCAGAATGAATACCCGGGCTTGTTCAAAGCCGGCACCGACTATAAAAAATGGGCCAGCGCCCTCGAACGTTCGGGCTATGCCAACGACAGCCATTATGGCGACAAGCTGGTCAACCTCATTGAAAAATTCCAGCTTTATAACCTGGATCAGTTTTAG
- a CDS encoding acyl-CoA dehydrogenase family protein, with translation MSQPPSIDYSFSPGVQSLIPLLYAAWADRVLTPSEIDFLKEKAAHAGFLTEEDKKALLQWANPKRPPSPQLFKYWEIELRQAVARLPDDAPATLSALGAAMAQRAARQNQSRPIQNGTSAQLLAQLQELEEHLGSINIETYRWIFPSAAEKQRQQEEQHRAGFQAAQMEACLDGQHAGLRNRMRALLKDPAFQPSLAWDKEAYRRQVLHWVGLLADQGLGAMSFPSRYGGQDDMAAYATIFEMLGYHDLSLTIKFGVQFGLFGGSVQQLGTQRHHERYLPAIGRGDLLGCFAMTETGHGSNVRGLETTAVFVPEDDEFIIHTPSREAGKEYIGNALHGRMATVFAQLIVGGENHGVHAILVPLRDEKGALLPGIEIEDCGYKMGLNGVDNGRIWFDEVRAPRENLLNRFGDVSAEGVYSSPIESPSRRFFTMLGTLVGGRVCVPRAGLSAAKTGLAIAVKYALKRRQFAPSFHEPEVLLLDYPSHQRRLMPLLAKAYALHFALRYLTDRYINRNAGDIREIETMAAALKAYGTWYTTTCLQECREACGGKGYLSENRFDSLKADTDVFTTFEGDNTVLMQLVAKGVLSEFRKEFYEEGNTAVLRYLSGRVTTAISELNPIAIRNTSRSHLLDENFHLSAFRFRERRLLQSLAQRIRGWVRQGVSAHEAAMKCQTHMAALAEAYAERLTLEQFTEAANAADNNDVGQALHRLRQLYALHTIEQHKGWYLENDYLAGVKSKAIRRLVDECCAAVRQDASALVEAFAIPPESVRAEVVV, from the coding sequence ATGAGCCAGCCGCCGAGTATCGATTACAGTTTTTCACCGGGCGTACAAAGCCTGATCCCCCTGCTTTATGCAGCCTGGGCCGACCGGGTGCTGACCCCCTCCGAAATTGATTTCCTCAAGGAAAAGGCCGCCCATGCCGGTTTCCTTACCGAAGAAGATAAAAAGGCGCTCCTGCAGTGGGCCAACCCCAAGCGACCGCCCTCCCCTCAATTGTTTAAGTACTGGGAAATCGAACTGCGGCAGGCGGTGGCCCGGCTCCCGGATGATGCCCCTGCTACCCTTTCCGCCCTGGGCGCCGCTATGGCTCAGCGCGCTGCCCGGCAAAACCAGAGCCGGCCGATACAAAACGGAACTTCCGCCCAACTGCTGGCCCAACTACAGGAACTGGAAGAGCACCTCGGCAGCATCAATATCGAAACCTACCGCTGGATTTTCCCATCCGCTGCGGAAAAACAACGACAGCAAGAAGAACAACACAGGGCTGGTTTCCAGGCAGCTCAAATGGAGGCTTGCCTCGACGGGCAGCACGCCGGCCTGCGCAACCGCATGCGCGCCTTGTTGAAGGATCCCGCTTTCCAGCCCTCTCTGGCCTGGGACAAGGAGGCCTACCGCCGACAAGTGCTGCACTGGGTAGGATTGCTGGCCGATCAGGGGCTCGGGGCTATGTCCTTCCCCTCCCGTTACGGCGGCCAGGACGACATGGCCGCCTACGCGACGATTTTCGAAATGCTGGGTTACCACGACCTGAGCCTGACGATCAAGTTCGGCGTGCAGTTCGGCCTGTTTGGAGGCAGCGTGCAGCAACTGGGCACTCAACGGCATCATGAGCGCTACCTTCCCGCCATAGGCAGAGGCGATCTGCTGGGATGCTTCGCCATGACGGAAACCGGGCACGGCTCCAATGTCCGGGGACTGGAAACCACCGCTGTTTTCGTGCCCGAAGACGACGAGTTCATCATCCATACGCCCAGCCGGGAAGCCGGCAAGGAATACATCGGCAACGCCTTGCACGGCCGCATGGCCACCGTTTTCGCTCAGTTGATCGTGGGGGGAGAAAACCACGGGGTGCACGCCATCCTCGTGCCTCTGCGCGACGAAAAGGGAGCGCTGCTGCCTGGCATAGAAATCGAAGACTGTGGCTACAAAATGGGGCTCAACGGCGTGGACAACGGCCGGATTTGGTTCGACGAAGTGCGCGCCCCCAGGGAAAACCTGCTCAACCGCTTCGGCGACGTCAGCGCGGAGGGCGTCTACAGCAGCCCGATCGAAAGCCCTTCCCGCCGCTTCTTCACCATGCTGGGCACCCTGGTAGGCGGCAGGGTTTGCGTGCCCAGAGCTGGACTGAGCGCCGCCAAAACCGGCTTGGCCATCGCTGTGAAATATGCCCTGAAACGGCGGCAGTTTGCCCCCAGCTTTCACGAACCAGAAGTGTTGTTGCTCGATTATCCGAGCCATCAGCGGCGCCTGATGCCGCTGCTGGCCAAGGCCTACGCCCTGCACTTCGCCCTGCGTTACCTCACCGACCGGTACATCAACCGCAACGCCGGCGACATCCGGGAGATAGAGACCATGGCGGCGGCGCTGAAAGCCTACGGCACCTGGTATACCACTACCTGCCTTCAGGAGTGCCGGGAAGCCTGCGGCGGCAAGGGTTATCTTTCGGAAAACCGCTTCGACAGCCTGAAAGCCGACACCGATGTTTTCACCACTTTCGAAGGCGACAATACGGTGCTGATGCAACTGGTGGCCAAGGGCGTCTTGTCCGAATTCCGCAAGGAATTCTACGAGGAAGGCAACACTGCCGTTTTGCGCTATCTTTCCGGCCGGGTAACTACTGCCATTTCAGAACTCAACCCGATCGCCATCCGCAATACCAGCCGCAGCCACCTGCTGGATGAAAACTTCCACCTGAGCGCGTTCCGCTTCCGGGAGCGGCGCCTGCTGCAATCGCTGGCCCAACGCATTCGCGGCTGGGTCAGGCAGGGCGTGAGCGCCCACGAAGCGGCGATGAAATGCCAGACGCACATGGCTGCCCTGGCGGAGGCTTATGCCGAACGCCTTACCCTTGAGCAATTTACCGAAGCGGCCAATGCCGCCGATAACAATGATGTTGGGCAAGCCCTCCACCGCCTGCGCCAACTGTACGCCCTGCACACCATCGAACAACACAAAGGATGGTACCTGGAAAACGATTACCTGGCCGGGGTAAAAAGCAAGGCCATACGCCGGCTCGTCGATGAATGTTGCGCAGCGGTGCGGCAGGACGCCAGCGCGTTGGTGGAGGCTTTCGCTATCCCGCCGGAGAGTGTTAGGGCGGAGGTGGTGGTGTAA
- a CDS encoding trypsin-like peptidase domain-containing protein: MKNIFGNVLIALISSAFSFFLFQFYYQPPAPAVEPGPPARLIGNEETPLNTNPRAWAQLPPADFVTTSKLVTAAVVNINTLSASDYRISSGSGVIISSDGYIITNHHVVEDGSTFEITLYDKRKVEAELIGSDPTTDLALLKVDGRNFRPLAYGDSDKVEVGEWVMAVGNPFNLSSTVTAGIVSAKARNINILRGSYAIESFIQTDAVVNPGNSGGALVNEKGELIGINTAIISESGGYEGYSFAIPANLVRKVIRDIREFGEVQRAVLGVGISEVTDKHAADLALPVVAGVYITNVGPESSAAEAGLRSGDVIVSVNGIKTNSVPELQEQVALFRPGDRISLEFYREGSKFRRDNVTLKGLDSSSASFRR; the protein is encoded by the coding sequence ATGAAGAATATATTTGGAAATGTTCTCATAGCATTGATCAGCAGCGCTTTTTCCTTTTTTCTGTTTCAGTTTTATTATCAACCGCCGGCGCCTGCTGTCGAGCCAGGCCCGCCCGCCCGCCTCATCGGCAATGAGGAAACGCCGCTCAACACCAATCCGAGGGCATGGGCCCAGCTTCCGCCCGCTGATTTTGTCACAACTTCCAAGCTGGTTACCGCTGCGGTGGTCAACATCAATACCCTAAGCGCCAGCGACTATCGAATATCTTCCGGCTCGGGGGTCATCATTTCCTCCGACGGTTACATCATCACCAACCATCACGTCGTTGAAGACGGCTCCACCTTCGAGATCACCCTATACGACAAGCGAAAGGTAGAAGCAGAGCTGATCGGCTCCGACCCAACTACCGACCTGGCCCTGCTCAAGGTAGACGGGCGCAACTTCCGCCCGCTGGCCTACGGCGATTCCGATAAAGTAGAGGTAGGCGAATGGGTCATGGCCGTGGGCAACCCTTTCAATTTGTCGTCTACCGTCACCGCCGGCATCGTCAGCGCCAAAGCCCGCAACATCAATATACTCCGAGGATCTTACGCCATCGAGTCCTTCATACAGACGGACGCAGTGGTCAACCCGGGCAACAGCGGCGGGGCGCTGGTCAACGAAAAAGGCGAACTGATCGGCATCAATACCGCAATCATCAGCGAATCGGGAGGATATGAAGGATATTCCTTCGCCATCCCTGCCAACCTGGTCCGCAAAGTCATCCGCGACATCCGGGAATTTGGCGAAGTACAGCGGGCCGTCCTGGGGGTAGGAATCTCTGAAGTAACCGACAAACACGCCGCCGACCTGGCCCTTCCGGTCGTGGCCGGGGTGTACATCACCAACGTCGGCCCGGAGAGCAGCGCTGCCGAAGCGGGCCTCCGCTCCGGCGACGTGATCGTCAGCGTCAACGGCATCAAGACCAATTCGGTGCCCGAACTGCAGGAACAGGTAGCCCTGTTCCGCCCTGGCGACCGCATCAGCCTGGAGTTCTACCGGGAGGGCAGCAAATTCCGGCGGGATAATGTCACCCTCAAAGGGCTGGATAGTTCCTCCGCTTCCTTTCGGAGGTGA
- the manA gene encoding mannose-6-phosphate isomerase, class I, with protein MNSKVFPLQGAIQHYAWGGYEYLPQLLGIENQEHQPFAELWMGAHHRGPAMVQRNGQPQPLPALLEEHPEWLGAGVQQNFEGKLPFLFKVLDVRQMLSIQSHPTKAQAEAGFRRENEQGIPLDAPHRNFKDDNHKPEVMAALTEFWLLHGFKSEDALQRCLEEVPEFAGLQPFFAERSIYNLYKAVMEMPQPEVDRILAPMERRLRPLAEAGKLGKPQPEYWAMQAFDHHKLEGGHCDRGVFSIFFFNLVKVMPGEGIYQGAGIPHAYLDGVNVELMANSDNVFRGGLTVKHVDVPELLAHLVFDPVEPRILRGEPVSEAEWAYRTPAPDFQLNRIQLSKGQLYHPPAPDGPEIVLVIEGKVSFAGNGQTYSKGKAFFVPAGSDYSLLGEEESLLFKAMVP; from the coding sequence GTGAACTCAAAAGTATTTCCCTTGCAGGGCGCCATACAGCATTACGCCTGGGGCGGGTACGAGTACCTCCCCCAATTGCTGGGCATAGAAAACCAGGAGCATCAACCCTTTGCCGAGCTGTGGATGGGCGCTCACCACCGCGGCCCGGCCATGGTGCAGCGCAACGGCCAGCCTCAACCGCTGCCGGCACTGCTGGAAGAACATCCGGAGTGGCTGGGCGCAGGCGTACAGCAAAACTTTGAAGGCAAACTGCCTTTCCTGTTCAAAGTCCTGGACGTTCGGCAGATGTTGTCCATTCAGTCCCATCCCACTAAAGCGCAGGCGGAAGCCGGTTTCCGGCGGGAGAACGAACAGGGCATCCCCCTCGATGCGCCTCACCGCAACTTTAAAGACGACAACCACAAGCCGGAAGTGATGGCGGCGCTGACGGAATTCTGGTTGTTGCACGGATTCAAAAGCGAGGATGCTCTCCAGCGCTGCCTGGAGGAGGTGCCGGAATTTGCCGGCCTGCAGCCCTTTTTCGCAGAGCGTAGCATCTATAACCTTTACAAAGCCGTGATGGAGATGCCGCAGCCGGAAGTCGACCGCATCCTGGCGCCTATGGAGCGGCGCCTCCGGCCGCTGGCCGAAGCCGGCAAACTCGGCAAGCCGCAGCCGGAGTACTGGGCCATGCAGGCCTTCGATCACCATAAACTGGAGGGCGGGCATTGCGACCGGGGCGTTTTTTCCATTTTTTTCTTCAACCTGGTGAAAGTCATGCCGGGCGAAGGCATCTACCAGGGCGCGGGCATCCCCCACGCCTATCTCGACGGAGTGAATGTGGAGCTGATGGCCAACTCGGACAACGTTTTCCGCGGGGGGCTGACGGTGAAGCACGTGGATGTTCCGGAGCTGCTGGCCCACCTGGTGTTCGATCCCGTCGAACCCCGCATACTCCGGGGAGAGCCGGTTTCAGAGGCGGAATGGGCCTACCGCACCCCCGCTCCTGACTTTCAGCTCAACCGGATACAGTTATCCAAGGGGCAATTGTACCACCCCCCGGCGCCGGACGGGCCGGAGATCGTGCTGGTTATCGAAGGCAAGGTTAGTTTTGCCGGCAACGGGCAAACCTACTCTAAGGGCAAGGCTTTTTTCGTTCCTGCCGGCAGCGATTATTCTCTGTTGGGGGAGGAAGAAAGCCTGTTGTTTAAGGCTATGGTGCCTTAG
- a CDS encoding rhodanese-like domain-containing protein — MQKLFGGSAAADVKALIANGARLVDVRTPEEFARGYAEGAVNIPLQDLQRQLPKLKSWGVPIVAYCRSGNRSGIAAQILKSNGVEAYNAGSLGQVNAMLR; from the coding sequence ATGCAAAAACTATTTGGAGGCAGCGCCGCTGCCGATGTAAAAGCCCTGATCGCCAACGGCGCCAGGCTGGTAGATGTGAGAACTCCGGAGGAATTCGCCCGGGGATACGCCGAAGGCGCCGTCAATATACCGCTGCAGGACCTGCAGCGCCAGTTGCCGAAACTGAAGAGCTGGGGCGTGCCCATCGTGGCTTACTGCCGCTCGGGCAACCGCAGCGGGATCGCCGCTCAGATACTGAAGTCCAATGGTGTGGAAGCGTATAATGCCGGGAGCCTGGGGCAGGTGAATGCGATGCTGAGGTAA